The following proteins are co-located in the Methylomonas sp. 11b genome:
- a CDS encoding PhoH family protein: MNIQSAGKKLFVLDTNVLMHDPTSIFRFQEHNVFIPMVVLEELDHAKKGLSDVSRNVRQVSRFLDELIRDADQQTINAGLPLSRIEHSLNGEREFDGRLYFQTRQLSHLLPADLPGQIADNSILSIVLALGKEYPDVKVILVSKDINMRIKAAALQISAEDYHNDQTIEDIDLLYTGTMALDSDFWEEHGGKMESWQENDHTYYRVNGPLVAEWYPNQYLYMEGEDNFEAIVKSREGDTAVLQLARDYRTKHNSIWGISAKNREQNFALNALLDPNVDFVTLIGSAGTGKTLLALAAGLSLTLESKAYLEIIMTRETMPVGEDIGFLPGTEEEKMAPWMGALMDNLELLGSRSGTTEWEQGASQNVMMNRVKIRSLNFMRGRTFLNRYLIIDEAQNLTPKQMKTLITRAGPGTKIICIGNLAQIDTPYLTATSSGLTYVVDRFKSWPNSAHITLRRGERSRLADFASDNL; this comes from the coding sequence ATGAATATTCAATCCGCCGGCAAAAAATTGTTCGTGTTGGACACCAACGTACTGATGCACGACCCAACGTCCATCTTTCGCTTTCAAGAACACAATGTTTTCATTCCGATGGTGGTGCTGGAGGAACTGGATCACGCCAAAAAAGGCTTATCCGATGTATCGCGCAACGTCCGCCAAGTCAGCCGATTTTTGGACGAATTAATCCGCGATGCCGATCAGCAAACCATCAATGCCGGCTTGCCGCTTTCGCGCATCGAACATTCACTCAACGGCGAACGCGAATTCGACGGCCGTCTGTATTTTCAAACCCGGCAATTGTCGCATCTGCTACCCGCCGACCTACCCGGGCAAATTGCCGATAATTCCATCCTGAGTATCGTATTGGCCTTGGGTAAGGAATACCCGGATGTGAAGGTAATCCTGGTCTCCAAAGACATCAACATGCGCATCAAAGCAGCCGCGCTACAGATCAGTGCCGAGGATTACCATAATGATCAAACCATTGAAGACATAGACCTGCTCTACACCGGCACAATGGCGCTGGACAGCGACTTTTGGGAGGAACACGGCGGCAAGATGGAATCGTGGCAGGAAAACGACCATACGTACTACCGCGTGAATGGTCCGCTGGTTGCAGAATGGTATCCCAACCAATATCTGTATATGGAAGGCGAAGATAATTTCGAAGCCATTGTGAAAAGCCGTGAAGGCGACACGGCGGTGTTGCAATTGGCCCGCGATTACCGCACTAAGCACAATAGTATCTGGGGCATTTCCGCCAAAAACCGTGAGCAAAATTTTGCGTTGAATGCTCTGCTGGATCCGAACGTGGATTTCGTGACGCTGATCGGTTCGGCCGGCACCGGTAAAACCTTGCTGGCACTGGCAGCCGGCTTGTCTTTGACACTGGAAAGCAAAGCCTATCTGGAAATTATCATGACGCGGGAGACCATGCCGGTTGGCGAAGACATTGGTTTTTTACCCGGCACGGAGGAGGAAAAAATGGCACCGTGGATGGGGGCGTTGATGGACAACCTGGAATTGCTGGGCAGCCGCTCCGGCACGACCGAATGGGAACAAGGCGCGTCGCAAAACGTGATGATGAACCGGGTAAAAATTCGTTCGCTGAACTTTATGCGCGGCCGGACTTTTCTGAATCGCTATTTGATTATCGACGAAGCGCAAAATCTGACGCCTAAACAGATGAAGACTTTGATTACCCGGGCAGGACCGGGTACAAAAATTATCTGCATCGGCAATCTGGCACAAATCGATACGCCGTATCTAACCGCTACCAGCTCCGGTTTGACCTATGTGGTTGATCGTTTCAAATCTTGGCCGAATAGCGCCCATATTACGTTGCGGCGCGGCGAGCGTTCGCGGCTGGCGGATTTTGCATCGGACAATTTGTAA
- a CDS encoding tetratricopeptide repeat protein: MKKKSLLILCPLLLILTACSNPGSEPPVAGSVPAKKAPSKKSAANKVPAATAKKPASTPDTATYPIESVSNNFKDEPNLPTFRAEPLMPPADIPPPAPASPALTASAPAAAATATAPAPRFVIEDARIPSGTPPAVVALISESDRSRNSGDLDAAVVVMERALRIDSRNPTLTYKLAQLRIKQNKPQLAEELAGKAALLAGGDLDLKRKSWLLIAEARQMQQNSQGAREAKAKADSFFGR, encoded by the coding sequence ATGAAAAAAAAATCTCTGTTAATTTTGTGCCCTCTGTTACTGATATTAACGGCGTGTAGTAATCCAGGCTCAGAACCGCCGGTGGCGGGAAGTGTACCGGCCAAAAAAGCCCCGTCTAAAAAATCGGCGGCAAATAAAGTACCTGCGGCCACTGCAAAAAAACCGGCGTCTACCCCCGATACCGCGACCTATCCCATCGAAAGCGTTAGCAATAACTTTAAAGATGAACCGAATCTGCCGACCTTTCGCGCCGAGCCGTTGATGCCGCCGGCCGATATTCCGCCGCCTGCGCCAGCCAGTCCTGCTCTGACAGCATCCGCTCCCGCGGCGGCGGCTACGGCAACTGCGCCGGCACCGAGGTTTGTCATAGAAGACGCGCGCATCCCCAGCGGCACGCCGCCGGCGGTGGTGGCTTTAATTAGCGAGTCCGACCGCAGCCGCAACAGCGGCGATCTCGATGCGGCGGTGGTGGTGATGGAGCGGGCCTTACGTATCGATTCGCGCAATCCGACCCTGACCTATAAACTGGCGCAGCTCAGAATCAAACAAAATAAACCGCAACTCGCGGAAGAGTTGGCCGGCAAGGCGGCTCTGCTGGCTGGCGGCGATCTGGATCTGAAGCGCAAAAGCTGGTTGCTGATCGCCGAAGCCCGACAAATGCAGCAAAATTCCCAAGGGGCTAGAGAAGCTAAAGCCAAAGCGGATAGCTTTTTCGGTCGCTAG
- a CDS encoding ATP-dependent DNA helicase: MAEGSKPSLSGAAAKLGDIFGEGGALAEIINGYSPRAAQIEMAEQIAYAIESQQNLIAEAGTGTGKTFAYLIPAILSGKKVIVSTGTKNLQDQLFNKDLPVIRKALSKRPFKASLLKGRANYLCTYRLEQALNSAFGYSQEDAAALAQIKAWSKRTKAGDVSEVADVHDGDPVWFHATSTTDNCLGQNCPDYADCFLTKARKQAQEAEIVVVNHHLLCADWSIRETGFGELLPDAEVVIIDEAHQLADTASNFLGVTISGKQLVDLADDSLAEYFTDAKDMPDLRTACEDLQHEVKDLRLAFGLELRRGDWQDIETNPKIAGALESLQKQLARLTDQLERASVRSKGLESCFDRAEALDAQLETLINDKDGQWIKWYETYSKSFTLSRTPLDIAKEFRGFMARHKATWIFTSATLSVANNFVHFSKNLGLSGALSQSWESPFDYPNQALFYHPKGLPQPSDPDFTDKIVEFALPVLEASRGRAFFLFTSHRALQRAAQLLEGKLDHPILVQGTKSKGVLLDQFKELGNAVLLATASFWEGVDVRGDALSCVIIDKLPFASPGDPVLKARMNAMEKQGRNPFFEHQLPSAIIMLRQGVGRLIRDVNDRGVLMVCDPRLLKRSYGQMFLDSVPAMKRSREIEDVRRFFALEESH; encoded by the coding sequence GTGGCTGAGGGTTCCAAGCCGTCGCTTTCCGGCGCCGCCGCAAAATTGGGCGATATTTTCGGCGAGGGCGGCGCCTTAGCCGAGATTATCAACGGTTACTCGCCGCGCGCCGCGCAGATCGAGATGGCAGAGCAGATTGCTTATGCCATAGAGTCGCAGCAAAATCTGATCGCCGAAGCCGGCACCGGTACAGGCAAAACCTTTGCCTATCTGATTCCCGCGATCCTGTCCGGTAAGAAAGTCATCGTTTCCACCGGTACCAAAAATCTACAAGATCAATTGTTCAACAAGGATTTGCCGGTAATCCGCAAAGCCTTGAGCAAACGGCCGTTCAAAGCCAGCTTGTTAAAAGGCCGCGCCAACTACCTTTGTACTTATCGCTTGGAGCAGGCCTTGAATTCTGCTTTTGGTTACAGTCAGGAAGATGCGGCGGCCCTGGCACAGATCAAAGCCTGGTCGAAACGCACCAAAGCCGGCGACGTCTCGGAAGTAGCCGATGTGCACGACGGCGATCCCGTCTGGTTTCACGCGACTTCGACCACCGACAATTGTTTGGGTCAAAATTGCCCCGATTATGCCGACTGTTTTCTCACTAAAGCCCGCAAACAGGCTCAAGAGGCTGAAATCGTCGTCGTCAATCATCATCTCCTTTGCGCCGACTGGTCGATTCGCGAAACCGGTTTCGGCGAATTATTGCCCGATGCCGAAGTGGTCATCATCGACGAAGCCCATCAACTGGCTGATACCGCCTCCAATTTTTTGGGGGTGACGATCAGCGGCAAGCAGTTGGTCGATCTGGCCGACGACAGCTTGGCCGAATATTTTACTGACGCCAAGGATATGCCGGACTTACGTACCGCCTGCGAAGACTTGCAACACGAAGTGAAGGATTTGCGCTTGGCGTTTGGTCTGGAATTGCGGCGCGGCGATTGGCAGGACATCGAAACCAATCCAAAAATTGCCGGCGCGTTGGAATCCTTGCAAAAGCAACTGGCACGACTGACCGATCAACTGGAGCGCGCCTCGGTGCGCAGCAAAGGTCTCGAATCCTGCTTTGATCGCGCCGAAGCGCTAGACGCGCAACTGGAAACGCTGATTAACGACAAGGATGGACAGTGGATCAAATGGTACGAAACCTACAGTAAGTCATTTACCCTCAGCCGTACTCCGCTGGATATTGCCAAGGAATTTCGCGGCTTCATGGCCCGGCATAAAGCTACGTGGATTTTTACCTCGGCCACCCTGAGTGTGGCGAATAATTTCGTGCATTTTTCCAAGAATCTGGGTTTGAGCGGAGCGCTCAGCCAGAGCTGGGAGAGTCCGTTCGATTACCCGAATCAGGCCCTGTTTTACCATCCCAAAGGTCTGCCGCAGCCCAGCGATCCGGACTTTACCGACAAAATTGTCGAGTTTGCCTTGCCGGTGCTGGAAGCCAGCCGGGGCCGGGCGTTTTTCCTGTTTACCAGTCACCGCGCCTTGCAACGCGCCGCGCAATTGCTGGAAGGCAAGCTCGACCATCCCATCCTGGTACAAGGTACCAAGTCCAAAGGCGTATTGCTGGATCAGTTCAAGGAACTGGGCAACGCAGTATTGTTGGCAACCGCCAGTTTCTGGGAAGGCGTGGACGTACGCGGCGACGCCTTATCCTGTGTGATCATCGATAAACTGCCGTTCGCCTCGCCTGGCGATCCGGTGCTGAAAGCACGCATGAATGCGATGGAAAAGCAGGGCCGCAACCCATTTTTCGAGCATCAACTCCCCAGCGCCATCATTATGCTGCGCCAGGGAGTGGGCCGCTTGATTCGCGACGTCAACGACCGCGGTGTGCTGATGGTCTGCGACCCCAGATTATTGAAGCGCTCCTACGGCCAAATGTTTTTAGATAGCGTGCCGGCGATGAAGCGCAGCCGCGAGATCGAGGATGTGCGGCGGTTTTTTGCATTGGAAGAATCACATTGA